The sequence AAGGCCAAGAGTCTTGCCTACCAACTGCAAAAAACAGGTTGCAGAGCAACTTCTCTTCAAGGCAACCTTTCGCAACAGAAACGACAGTTAGCCCTGGAAGGATTCAAAAGCGGAACATACAATGTTCTCGTAGCCACCGATATTGCCGCTCGCGGCATCGATGTTTCCGGAATTTCTCATGTAATCAACTTTGACATGCCTTCAACAGCAGAAACGTATACCCACCGTACCGGACGAACAGGACGGGCAAGTTGTAGCGGTGAGGCATACACCTTTGCAACCCCGGACGATAATAAAATGACCAGAGCCCTTGAACGTTCTTTAGGGAAAAAGCTGGTGTACAAAAAAGAATCGGGCCTTAAAGAAAAGATGCAGTTTTCAGGAGATAGAAGAGAACACCAACCATCCGCCGGGATCAGTAAAAAAGTGTCACTCACCGCGGGAACAAGAAAATTCCCCCGGAGCCAGACCGTAGCATAACAGCAGTATTAATATAGCAATAGCAACAAAACAGTTACCGGATCGTATTTAGACGATCCGGCTCTATTACAAAAAGGTTCTTAAATGAACCAGCACAAAGGAGTAGTACACAATGGCCGAAGGAACAGTTAAATGGTTTAATGATTCAAAAGGTTTTGGTTTTATAGAAGAAAATGGTGGAAAGGATGTCTTTGTTCATCATTCAGCAATTCAGGGCGACGGTTTCAAGTCTCTCGACGAAGGTGCACGAGTAACCTTTGACATTGTCGATGGCCCTAAAGGACCAGCTGCAGAGAATGTTGTCAAACAGTAACACATTTCTTTGACAGGAGAGCAAAAGACCTCGCTAAATGCAAGGCCTTTTGCTCTCACAATATTTTCACACCGAATATACGAAACCAACAGGAAAATACCTTGGCCAGAACAAATTATTCATACGAGAAACGCCAGAAAGAATTAGCAAAGAAAAAAAAGAAAGAAGAAAAAAAGCAGCGCAAGATTGCGAAACAGGAGGATACGACCGAGCAAAAAGACGATCTATCTTCGTCTGAAGATGGTAGTGACAACTCCTTGTCACAGAGCATCTGACCGTTTTTTTGTTCCACACCTTCAACATCGCCTCTGCTTGAGGCTTGTTCCTCCACTGTCACAATAACGTTCTCATGACAGACTGCCCTCCCCCCCCTGTGTGGTAAGTACGTAAAATAGCCTCGGTCTTCTGTGGTGGAAATCTTCGTGAATACTGCTCCAAAGGGCGATTTGTACCCTGCGATCTCTTTTTAAAAGATCCCTGTCACCGATATTTCTGATGCTCTTTTAGATCCAGAAGGAAAGGCCAGCCCCACAATCAGTTCCCCATTTTCATTTTATCCTTTCGAACAGTTTTAGGTAACAGCCCCCCTTTTTTTACTGGCACCCTGATCTTTTCGGGTTTTATCGCCATCGAATGCTCTCTTTACTTTTGTTTTCTGCAATCATTGTATTACTATGTGCTCCTTCAAGGAGAATCACGAGATAAAAATGCACTATCGTCCATAGCAAATCTTGTCCTGATATTTGGATTTTTATTCGTAATTTCCTGCTATAAAGACCGACAGGATGGAAAATCAAGCTTTATGGTCAGAAAGAACGCGACATCTTTTGTACGGAAGTACTCCCATATACTTGGCAGTGATGATGCGAAGGTGTATATTGTCGAGTTTATAGATCCAGCGTGTGAAACTTGTGCAGCATTTGTCCCCTTTATAAATAGGGAAATTCCTTTTTCAGGTTGGACTTGATATGGAACGGCTCAAACCGGACATAAAGAATCCTGCAATTACCGCACTTGTTACGCAGGATCTAGCTAACGCCAAAATCTTAAATGTCCGAAAGACACCTACCTGGACTTTATCAACAACAAACCGTTACAGGAGGTCTGGTTTACGCTGAACTCCGAGAAGCTTATCAGAAAGAGAAGTGCAGACTTACGGATTAATTAACATGACGAAATCACTATTCTTACCACTCTTGTTTTGTTGTTCTCTTTTACTCCTTGTGGCCTGTGGAGCCCCTCCGGAAGTGGCGGTGGTTGGAAAACCTGCTCCGGATTTCAGCCTTGTCGACAGGCAGGGAAAAACCTGGACGCTTTCCGAATTAAAGGGCCAGGTGGTCTTTGTCAATTTCTGGGCCACCTGGTGTGCTCCTTGTCGCGAAGAGATGCCCGCAATGCAGGAACTGCATGAAGAACTGCCTAAGGACAGATTTAAGATGCTGGCCATACTGAATAAAGATGAACCAGCCCTGGCTGACAGCTTCGCGGCAAAGCTTGGACTCAGCATGCCAATCCTCGATGATCAGGCGAATACGGTTGGCGTAAAATATGGCCTCACCGGCGTACCCGAGACTTTTATTATCAATAAAGAAGGCATCGTTGTGAGAAAGTTCATCGGCCCCGCCCAATGGAATTCTCCCAGATACATTCAGATGCTGAAGCAATTTATGGATCAATAATGAAAAAGAAAAACCAATCTCCACCAGTGAAAATCCGCAAAGCTCCATTTATAACAATCTTTGTTTTTCTAGTTCTTGGGGCCGTGGGGATCAGCCTGGGCGAGCCGTCACGAGTTCTTGAGCAGGCAACCCGAATATGCCTCTCCTGCATAGGAATAGGCTGATGGAATTCGTTCGCAAATGGGTTCAGGCCCTATTTTTCCTGATCACGAACGGCTACTGGAATTTTCCCGTCACCAAAGGAATATACCAGGGGCCCCTCAAAGTAATCTGTTCGCCCGGACTGAACTGTTATTCCTGTCCTGCCGCCACAAGTTACTGTCCCCTTGGCGCACTGCAACAACTCATGGGCGGAATCCGCCTGGCTCTCGAAAATGGCCAGATGTATGTCGGCTTTTATGTAATAGGAGCCATGGGCGCAATTGGCAGCTTTGTCGGCCGGATGGTTTGCGGCTGGGCCTGTCCATTTGGCCTTTTCCAGGAACTTCTCCATAAAATTCCTTCCCCAAAATTCGGCATCTGGCGACCGTTGCGCTTTATAAAATACGCCCTGTTACTTTTTATGATTGTGCTGCTGCCCCTCTTTGCAGTCGATGCCTTTGGGTTTGGCCAGACCTGGTTCTGCAAGTATGTCTGCCCAGCAGGTACTCTGGAAGCCGGCTTGCCAATGCTTATACTCCAGCCGGATCTTCGAGCGAGCCTGGGCATGCTTTTCCTGAACAAACTTGTTATCCTTATCTTTTTCGTTTCCTGGTCAATTGTAGCTAGTCGACCTTTCTGTCGAACGGCCTGTCCCCTTGGTGCTTTTTACGCCCTGTTCAGCAAAACAAAACTGGTCAAGCTACGCCTTGACACTGACCGTTGTACCAACTGCGAGGCCTGCCACCCTGTTTGTCCCATGGGGGTGCATTTCAATGAGTCACCGGACGATATGGAATGTATCTCCTGCCTTGCCTGCAGCAAGGCCTGTAAGTTTAATGCAATTTCTCTTGAAATTGGGGGTATCCCTCTCAGTAACCAGGCACCTTACCGACCCCAAAAAGGCTCAACTGGAACAATAGCAACTCGGATCGAAGGATAAAATGCACCCTGTCAGGATGTCAGTCTTCTGTTTTTTATAAAAGCAAAAAATAGATCTCAACAAAAGTCAAGAATATGACGAAGAGTTACTAGAGAGATCGTATAGATGTTTATTGGCCGCGACAAAAGACATGGTTACGGCTAATTAAAAATCTGGCTCGGAAATTGCTTAAGGGAGAATCAGGAGGATTATCATGCTTGAATACCAGGTACAAAAAGGCGACACCATAACAGAGGTTACCCGGCGACTGAACACAAACTGGGAAACACTGCGCAAAAACAATCCAGATGCAATCGGTCGTTCGACAAAAAACGGAAACTGGTTTTTAAAAGAGGGCTCCATCATAGGGTCGGAAAACTCTTTTGCAAAATCATTACAATATGCCGAGCAGCAACAAAGGCAGGAAATCGCTGCAGCTAATCCGATTTCCATTCCCAGAGCCAACAGTAAAATTGTATTTCCGATTCCACAACCTCCTCCCAGCACCCCTCTCCAAGAGGTGGAAAAACAGGGGCGAATAGTTGAACATACCATTCAGGAAGGCGAAACTCTCTGGGGACTTGCAGTGAAAAAATACCATGTCCACGTCAAGGATATCATGGCAGACAATGGCATAAGTGACCCGACAACATTGCAGATAGGCCAGACTATCAAAATTCGCCTCCCTGAAAGCAGTGGCGAAGAACCGGTTGTTGCCAGCTGGTACGGCCAGGATTTTCACGGTAAGCCAATGGCCAACGGGGATATCTACGATATGCACGCCGCCACAATCGCCCACAAGGAAATGCCCCTAGGAACCAGGGTGGAGTTAAAAAACACTGAAACCGGCGAAAAAGTTCGGGCGGTGGTTACAGACCGTGGCCCGTACATTGACGGCAGGGATGTGGATCTTTCCTATGGTCTTGCCAAGAAACTCTCGCTTGTGGAACAGGGCGTGGGCAGTCTGGTGATGCGGGTCCTGTGATCATAAAACAGGGTTTCTTTAGGACTCGCCGTATTCCTGCTCATCAATGTACTGCACACCTTCCATAATAAGGCCCATGAAACCGCCGAAGGGTGGTTGGTTTTCCAATTCCATGGGAAGCCCCTTGGTGTAGGAAAAGTGGCCATCTTTCTTTGCCAGCAGTGAGAAAAGAGCTTCCTTATCCTTGAGACCACGGTATCGGATCTGGATCAGTTCGCCTTCATTAAAAAAGACTGTGGCTTTGGCATCATCAAAAAGCAATTCTATGCGCCCCGTCTTCTGGCTGGTATTCATCAGCTGCAGGAGTTCCACGATACTTATCTCATCAAGTTCTCCAGACATTCCTGAAGTGATATTACCGGAACGCAGAGCCATGGCCTGGGCACGATCCACGAGCATTTTCAGGAGAAACAACTGCAATACCGGATATTTTTTCAACACATGTTTGAAATTTTTAATACTTAAAAGCGCTGCCTCCGTTTCACGGAGGGAATGGATAGAGCAGGAAACCGGTTCACCGGACAAGAGACTCATTTCACCAAATATTTCTCCCCTTCCCATTTCTGCCAGTCGCAAACCATCATCTCCGATAACACCAACCTTTCCGGAAAGTAAGATAAAAAGATGGGCACCGGGTTCTCCTTTCTTCAATACGATTTTATCTTTAGGGTAGGCCTTGAGTTCCAGAAGTTCAGCAAGATCGTAGAGGGCACCATCGTCCAGAGATTCAAAGAGCTGGAAGTCACGCAGCTTACTGTAGAATCTGTCGAGATGTTTCTTTCGTCTCAGCTCCTCCGCCTCGGAAAGAAGCTTCATCTGCAGGGTGGAAAACCCTTTGGCCTTCTTATATTCAAACTGGAGCATCCCCTGGCAGCCGCCACAGGAAAATTTGGCCCTTTTCGCACCCAGTTGGGAAAACTGTTGAAAACTCTCTTTCTTAGCAGTTATCTCAATGAGTTTTTCAACAAGAATCATACAGACCGGTTTTGCTTCCGGCAGGACGGCGCAGAGTTCCTCCACCTTCAGTTCTTCACCAGCATTATAATGCGGACAGGATCGCTCTTCAGTAACAACGAAAATGGCATCACGGAATTTTTTTTGCTGCACGGTGCCTCCTGGCTATTTAAAAGATTATTGCTTCTTTTCCAATCGGGAACACTTTGTATCTTTCGTGTACACCCTCCACATGGGATCCTCATAGCGATCATGGCAGCTTACGCATTGTCCCACTAAAAGAATACTCCGCAATTCTTCTTTATTAAAGGGACGTAATTCAGGTCTCGAACCATGCTGCAGTGCTTTCCCTTCTATATTCACAAAGGCATCAAAGGGAACAGTTTGTCCTTCAAGAGTATCCACGCCCTGATCGAGTGGTGTAAATGACCAGATACCGTTTGTATCAATGGAGACAGTCCCTTCACCAAGGCCAACGGTCTTCGTTGACTGGTGACAGTCGGCACAGCTTCTTCCTTTGGCCTGTGTGGTATGAGGATTGATGGCTGCCATGGTAAAGCGATTAAAACCGCCCTCAACATTGCCATCCTTATCAATAAGAGTCACAACATCCTGGCAGCCGGGCGTCACAATAACCACCTCATCATTCCAGACTGCAAGCATTGGTTTTTCATAACGAATATAGGATCGCCCCTCTTCCCACATTCCCGGAGTCTCTTCAAGAGTCAGTTTATCCAGATGTTTCTCTGTTTCATCCCGCTTGGCATGGCAGCCATAACACTGCGGCACCCAGGTTGAATGGCAGGCCTCACAGGTTATCCGCTTGTGACCGCTGAAATCACAAACCCCTTTTTTGGGTCCGACCAGAGGATAGACCTTGTCGTTGACCCGGCCGGTCATCTGATATTTTTCTTCTTTTTTGAAAATATTTCCCACAGGATCACCTTTTCTGGTGATTCCGGGCTTGTCAGAATGGCACATTTCACAGGAAATTTCGAGCTGGTCTTCGTAATGTGCGTAACTGGTACCATCCCCCATGATCTCATTACGGGTATGACAATCTATGCAGGCCATCTCCTTCTGGTGGTGAATATCTTCTGCAATTTCCAGATAAAAGCGCTGCCCTGGAAGTTGCTTCGAACTCATTCCACCATGCTCATAGGGGGTTCCATAGCCCTCGGATTCAAAGATCCCTGTGTAGGAAATTCCAATGCGTCCTGATCGATTGTGACAGCGAATACAATTTTCTTCAGCCACTTTTTTTATGATAAGTGGATGTGCTTTCTTTTTTTCAGTCTTTGTTGCATCACCAAAACCAGCTACTCCCTTCAGTTCCTCTCCTTCGGGCAGCAGATAATGACAGGCAGAACAGCCGCCGCCCTTTTCATTGAAGAAATCAGGCGCTCCCGGCAGGTCATTTTTCTGTTTCCAAAGGTGACAGGTGGCACAAAGCTTCCTGAAATAATCGAGTGCCAGAGAAGTTTCGCCACTGTTTATCAATTGTTCCACGGTAAGATCAGTATCCTGGGAATCGCTTTCCCCCCAGTAGAAGAGGAGGGTTCCGATAATGCCGCGATTGGTGGCCATAAGTGAATTCATCACCTTTTTGACATCCGTTGGATGACAGCCCTCAACCCCGCATGTTTTCTCCACAACTCTTAGATCACCAGGATTCATGACCATGCCCTTATGAGCCTGCTCCTTATCAATAGCCAGAGCATCGCCAAGATGGCAGGAGGCACAGCCAATCACCCGTGGATCATGTGCAGGATCAAGCTTTTCTTCCCTATGGCAGGAGAGACACATATCGACGCGACCGCTGGTGGTAATATGTACCTGATCCGGTCTCTCTGTCAATACTTCACGAACGACAAGCACCCCCACAACAATAAGGAGAAGAAGCCAAAACAGCTGCTTCCTAAACGACCAGTTTGTGTCTAATGTATTTGTTTTACTCATTCGTTAGCCTTGGAAATTCTGCACATTTGGAAACCTGCGTCCATAGCCAAAAGCCTTACTGGTAACCTTCAGACCCAAGGGAGCCTGTTTACGCTTATACTCATTCAACCGTACCCGACGCAGCACATCGACAACCATATCCTTTTCAAAGCCATGAGCAACTATCTCTTCCACTCCAAGATGCTCTTCGAGGTGCAACTCCAGAATCCGGTCAAGGATTGCATAATCGGGGAGATCATCCTGATCACACTGGTCGGGCTTCAACTCTGCCGTGGGGGCCTTAGTCATGGTACGAAGGGGAATAACCTCTTTATCTCTGTTGACGTACCGGGACAACTCGTACACCAGCAGCTTGGGAACATCTGAAATGACAGCCAGCCCGCCGTTCATGTCACCATATAATGTACAGTAGCCAACGGCCATCTCACTTTTATTCCCGGTGGACAGAAGCAGGTAGCCAAATTTATTGGACAACGCCATGAGCAGGTTCCCGCGAATACGGGCCTGCAGGTTCTGCTCGGTAAGGTCAGAAGGAGCCACAGGGGTGTCACCAAACAGAGGGCACAGACTTTCCTTAAAGGAATTAAAGAGATTGCTGATGGGAATCACTTCAAATCTGCAGCCCAGATTTTCTGCCAACTCCTTCGCATCCTCCATGGAATCATCGGAACTGTATGGTGACGGCAGAGCCACACCTAGGACATTCTCGGGCCCAAGTGCCCTGACGGCAATAGCTGCTGTTAACGCAGAATCAATCCCTCCTGAGAGTCCAAGAACCACGGAACGAAAGCCACACTTTCTGACATAATCACGAACCCCCATCACCAGCGCGTCATGTACTGCTGCCAGACTGTTTTCTTCCGCCTTTTCATGCAAATCTCCGCTCCAGCTGCTACTCTCAATAATAAGCATGTCCTCCACAAAACCACGGGCCTTTGCCTTGATAATTCCGTCCCCATCCATTAACATGCTGCGTCCGTCAAAAAGCAGCGAATCCTGCCCCCCCACCTGGTTTACATAGAGCAGAGGAACCTTATGACGGGTACAAACCGTCCTGAAAAGGCGATGGCGAACGGACTCCTTGCCCCGCTGAAAAGGGGATGCTGACATATTAATAAGACAATCCACTCTATTACCACTATTGAAAAACGTTTCCACGGGATCAGTATTGTATTCGTCAATTTCAGAATGCCAGATATCTTCACAGATGGTAACGCCAAAACGCAGACCGCCACACTCGATAACGCCGGGAACATTCCCTGCCTCAAACCAGCGTTTTTCATCAAAAACATCATAGGTGGGCAAAAGTTGCTTCTGTATCCGCTGCACCACGGAAGATTTACGGATAAGAAAACCGCTATTATACAGTTTCTTTCCATATCCTTTTCCGACCCGTTTTTCTATACAGCCAAGAAGGACATCGATCTCCGGAAGGGCAGAGCACAGGTGCTCAAGAGCCTGATCATGAGCCGCAAGATAGGCCGGTCGTTCCAATAAATCGTAAGGCGGATAGCCCGACAGAGATAATTCCGGAAAGATGATAAGCTCGCATCCACTCTCCTGTGCCTCATGACAGGCATCAAGAATTTTCCGGCTGTTCCGGGAAAAATCACCAATCACCGGATTTATTTGTACCAGGGCTATTTTCATATATTCTTCAAAACAAAAAGTTACGGAAAACTCACAAACTATACGCTCTCTTACCACATTCATCATTTATGGCCAAGCACTGACACTTCCAATTCAGCTACGGCATACTAGTATATACTTTTCTCAGATGGGAACAGCAAAAACATGAATTTCCTTGAATCACCCGAAATAACTGAACAATCACAAGACTATCATCGGAGTTACATTTATCATATCAACAAGTTAAAGCTGATTTTCATTTCATTTTCCATGGGAATTTGCTAACATTTTATTTTCAGGGGTTTTCTTCATAAACCAAACATGACAGCTCTTCCCACAATGCAGGTATCTGTGCCAATGAATCATCATGACAAGGCTGATTTTCCCTTAGACAAAGAGCTCCTGCAACAAAAGATTCTCCTCTCACTCAGCAGTAACCCCGGTGACTCCACGGTGCAGTGCCGTTGCCTGCAACCCCTTCTTGAAAGTATGAAAAAAGAAGCCTGCGAGCTCATACTTTACAATCTTGTGCAACTGAACTTTACCCGGGATAATGCCTGTAAACATTGGGATGCCATTGTCAAACATGCCGAAACAATGCAAAACATTCTGAACCGCAAGGTAGGCCTGGCCACTGCCGCCTGTGACTATTTCAGTACCGTAGAGCCATACCTCAACAACCCCAAACTCATAGAATTCAAGCGCTACGAAGAAACTCTCAAGTCAGCCCGCCATGACTTCCTTACAGGATTACTGAGTCGAGGGGCATTTCAGGATTTATTTGACCAGGAAATGTCGCGAGCCACACGACACAACCACAATACAACCCTTATTTTTCTCGATCTGGACAATTTCAAAGAGACAAATGACCTCCATGGTCACCTTGCAGGAGACAGTGTCCTCAGGCAGGTTGGCGAAATAATCATCAATTCAAAGCGTAAAGAAGATCTCGCTTGCCGCTTTGGCGGGGACGAATTTGTAATCCTGCTTCCGGAAACAAATAAATTCATGGGATTGCTGGTGGGAAAAAAGCTTCTGGATCAGATTAATACTCTGGTTATTCACCATGGGGAAGAGGACATTTCCGTTACCTGTAGTGGTGGCCTGGCCTCTTTCCCTCTGGACAGTCGCAACGGGAAAGAGCTGCTTTTCTGTGCAGATCGTGCCCTCTATCAGGCGAAAAGTCGTGGCAAACATGAACTCAACCTCTTTGCAGAAGAAAAAAGAGTCTTCACAAGAATTCATTTTGAACAGGATATCACCATACGACCATTGGGAAACAGCAAAGAGGACGGAACCAGCAAATCAAAAAATCTCAGCGAATGTGGCATTCTTATTTCCAGCAGCAGTAGCTATCACATCGGAACACTGCTGGAATTAACAATCCCCATACAGAAAAATTCAATTCTGACAATAACTGGTTCTGTGGTACGGGTGGAACAGTTCGACACCGACCTCTTTGACATAGGACTCAGCTTCCTCCAACATGATTCCAACAGTGATACCACCAAGGCTATTGCTGACCATATCATACAACAACTTGCGCAGTAACCGCTACTGTCACCTTAACCGAAAAGGCTACTGTGAATACTCAAGAACTCAGCCAGGCACAGAAAAAAGAAACAAAACAACTGACCGAACTTCTTGCATTCATTTATCTCGCTCTCAAGAACATCCAGATCTATCCGGCTGGACATTCACTTGTCAAAAACAGGCTTATAATTGCCCACCAGCATCTCAGCAGGCTCCTTGGCACCAGAAACACAATACTCTTTGGTGTTGCGAGAAATGTCATCACCTTTAATGAACGCCCCATTGGAGAGGACTCGCAGGCATGCTCTGCACTGGCTAAAATTCTGAGCAGCCATGAAATCGCCTCGTTCAGTTTCTCCCACGGCATCAGCAAGCATTCTCTCCTGCAGTTTCTTAAAACCGTGGGAGTACTGCCGGAACAGAATCAGTCGGGAAAAACTCTGGGGCAGGAACTCTCCACGCTCAACCTTTCCCATATCAATGTGGAGTTCATCAATTACAATTACCTGGATCGCAGCAGCAAAAAAGATTCCGGCACAGATACAGGCGAGCCGCTAACCTGGCTTTCTTTTACCCGGAAATTAACAAGTGGAGTCCTTGGCTATTCTGAAAACGATGAAGAAACCAATTCTGGCAACAGGAGTCCATCCCCGGAAGCTCTGGCTGCCGCCATAAACAGACATGCTGCAAGACAACCGGAAATTATAATGCAGTTTGCCACCCTTCTCGACCAAACGTTGAAGGACCTCCCACAGGAGCAATCTTCTCCAGCATCCTTTGGTGGCCGGGAACTCGATCAGATTCTGGTATCACTCAACCCGAAGATTCGCGAACAATTCATCAATACAACTCTTGAACGCTGTGATCAGAATATACGGAGCGGCACCCCCGAAAAGATACTGGAATCATTTTCTAACTCCGTTGTACTGGAAATGGTTCAACAAATAAACAAGAAGAATGTCCGCGTCTCTCCTGCGTTAATTAACCTTGTCAGGAAAATTTCCACTATACGATCCACTCCAGGATCTACAACATCTGCAGCAACTGCCCGGCAAAAAAACGTCAGCAATCTCCTGAACCCGGAAAGCTACAATAAACATGTCGGTTCAGACTACCACGACACACTGCAGCATCTGGCAAAGTCTTCACCATCACCGGATATTCTTCCGGAAGCTTTCCCCCTGGATCAACACCTGGAAAGCCTGAGCGAAGATCACTTAAACAGACAAATTGTCCGTGTGACACTTCTCCTGATGGAACAGACTGTAAATGAAAAAGAATATGAGGCACTCGCCGCAAGACTGATGGAAACATGTTTGGTGCTTCCCGACACAGGAACCTATGAGCTTCTGGTGACAACAGCCAAAACGCTACAGCAGCAGGCAACGGCAAAAGGAGAGCCCCTCATCAGAAAGACTGCCGGAAAATGCCTTGAGCAACTCACAGCACTCGACTTTCTTGACTACATTTATTCAATTCTACCCGAGGCAACTGAGCAGGAAAGAGAAAATGCAATAGAGTTGTTCAAACTCTTCTGCCCCGGTATCATTGACAAACTCCTCAAAATATTCTGTATGAAACCAATGATATCCGAGGAAGATCCGCTGGTCCCCATATTCAGGACCTTCAGACTGGATGCACTTAAACAGATTTTTACCCTGCTCCCCAAAACAACCACCAGCAACATGCGTAAACTCCTGACCCTTGTCGGCTATCTCGGTCTTCAGGGAACAGTCCGCCTCCTCCACCCATTTCTGGATAATGAAGATCCGGATATCCGTATGCAGGTTCTCAACCTCCTCCTCCCCATAAATGACAACGAAGCAATCGCCACCCTTATTGCCATGCTGAAATCGGAAAACGAACACACTATAAATACGGCAATAGAGCTTTGCACTACCCACAATCCACCCGCCTGTGTCCCGAGTCTTCTGAATCTCCTTGAATACCAGTTTGTCAAACAGGCAAGTATTGAAAGAAACCGAAAACTCTTCATGATACTCAGTCACATCGGTGATGCCAGGGCTTTGCCATGCCTGGAAAAAATTGCTTTCACAAAATGGCTCTTCCATAGAGAACAGATAACAAACATGAAACGAATCCTCTTTTATTCTTTGAAAGGCTATAAGAATAAGGATAGAATGGAACTGGTGAAGAAGGGAATGCAAATAGACGATACTGAGATCCATAAAATATGTGAGGCACTTCTCCCTGTCCAATAGAGCCTTCAGGAAGAGCCATGATACCTCTTGGAATCAAGAAGCAAAACAGATCCCAGCAGCAGATCTTCAACACACTGTATCTGCTGAGGATAGTCATCAGCAACACCCGCCTCTACTCCCCCGATCATCCAAAAACCATCGAAATGATCGCCGAGGCATACAGAAGCCTCAACAAGACCCTGCAGACCACCAGAGAACTCACTCTCCTGATTATTGACAATGATATTATTATTAACGACAAAGCCATTCGTCCTGAAGAAGCTGATTATTTTGCTCTTTTTATCACAGTTCTCAAGCAGAAAGAGATCAGCCACATTGTTTTCAGAAAAGGAATTACCCTCAAGGAACTGAGCCGCTTTCTCTTCGATCTTGCATCCTCTGCAGGGAAAACCGTATACACCAGCCCTACTATCAGCTCGGGTAAACTGGGACTGGTTGAAGATCACAGAAGTAGCTTATCACCAGGCGACCCGCTCTTAGCAACAAACAACCTGGCCAAGCCAGGGGATGAACCCCTGAATCTCATCGCAAAATTAAAATCCCTCTCAAACGAACAGTTGGTTCTGGCCCAGGAACTCTACTTCTCCATCAGAAAAAAACAGGATTGCGACCTACGCGGAGTACAGGACAGCATATCTAACTTTGTGAAGCTTTTTTCAAGAAATCTCAATCCGCTTTCTTTGCTCACCACTCTGAAAACAAGCGATGAATATACGTTCACCCATGTAATCAATGTTTGTATTCTGACTTTGGCCCAGGCAGAATCGCTGGGATTTACCGATCAGCATCTGTATGACATAGGAATCACCGCCACCCTCTATGATATTGGAAAGACCTTTGTCGCTGAAGAAATTCTGAATAAACCGGGGAATTTGGACATTGAGGAGCAGAAACTTGTAAAAGCACATGCAGTAAAAGGTGCAGGATATTTACTCAACCTTAATGATGCCCCTAAACTGGCTGTACTGGCTGCCCTTGAGCACCATATCCGTTTTGATGGTGGCGGCTATCCTGCTATCGGCAAAACCTGGACCCCGAATATTGTAAGCCAAATGATCGCAATTGCTGACACCTATGATGCCA comes from Desulfocapsa sulfexigens DSM 10523 and encodes:
- a CDS encoding NAD+ synthase, whose amino-acid sequence is MKIALVQINPVIGDFSRNSRKILDACHEAQESGCELIIFPELSLSGYPPYDLLERPAYLAAHDQALEHLCSALPEIDVLLGCIEKRVGKGYGKKLYNSGFLIRKSSVVQRIQKQLLPTYDVFDEKRWFEAGNVPGVIECGGLRFGVTICEDIWHSEIDEYNTDPVETFFNSGNRVDCLINMSASPFQRGKESVRHRLFRTVCTRHKVPLLYVNQVGGQDSLLFDGRSMLMDGDGIIKAKARGFVEDMLIIESSSWSGDLHEKAEENSLAAVHDALVMGVRDYVRKCGFRSVVLGLSGGIDSALTAAIAVRALGPENVLGVALPSPYSSDDSMEDAKELAENLGCRFEVIPISNLFNSFKESLCPLFGDTPVAPSDLTEQNLQARIRGNLLMALSNKFGYLLLSTGNKSEMAVGYCTLYGDMNGGLAVISDVPKLLVYELSRYVNRDKEVIPLRTMTKAPTAELKPDQCDQDDLPDYAILDRILELHLEEHLGVEEIVAHGFEKDMVVDVLRRVRLNEYKRKQAPLGLKVTSKAFGYGRRFPNVQNFQG
- a CDS encoding GGDEF domain-containing protein, which codes for MNHHDKADFPLDKELLQQKILLSLSSNPGDSTVQCRCLQPLLESMKKEACELILYNLVQLNFTRDNACKHWDAIVKHAETMQNILNRKVGLATAACDYFSTVEPYLNNPKLIEFKRYEETLKSARHDFLTGLLSRGAFQDLFDQEMSRATRHNHNTTLIFLDLDNFKETNDLHGHLAGDSVLRQVGEIIINSKRKEDLACRFGGDEFVILLPETNKFMGLLVGKKLLDQINTLVIHHGEEDISVTCSGGLASFPLDSRNGKELLFCADRALYQAKSRGKHELNLFAEEKRVFTRIHFEQDITIRPLGNSKEDGTSKSKNLSECGILISSSSSYHIGTLLELTIPIQKNSILTITGSVVRVEQFDTDLFDIGLSFLQHDSNSDTTKAIADHIIQQLAQ
- a CDS encoding HEAT repeat domain-containing protein; the encoded protein is MNTQELSQAQKKETKQLTELLAFIYLALKNIQIYPAGHSLVKNRLIIAHQHLSRLLGTRNTILFGVARNVITFNERPIGEDSQACSALAKILSSHEIASFSFSHGISKHSLLQFLKTVGVLPEQNQSGKTLGQELSTLNLSHINVEFINYNYLDRSSKKDSGTDTGEPLTWLSFTRKLTSGVLGYSENDEETNSGNRSPSPEALAAAINRHAARQPEIIMQFATLLDQTLKDLPQEQSSPASFGGRELDQILVSLNPKIREQFINTTLERCDQNIRSGTPEKILESFSNSVVLEMVQQINKKNVRVSPALINLVRKISTIRSTPGSTTSAATARQKNVSNLLNPESYNKHVGSDYHDTLQHLAKSSPSPDILPEAFPLDQHLESLSEDHLNRQIVRVTLLLMEQTVNEKEYEALAARLMETCLVLPDTGTYELLVTTAKTLQQQATAKGEPLIRKTAGKCLEQLTALDFLDYIYSILPEATEQERENAIELFKLFCPGIIDKLLKIFCMKPMISEEDPLVPIFRTFRLDALKQIFTLLPKTTTSNMRKLLTLVGYLGLQGTVRLLHPFLDNEDPDIRMQVLNLLLPINDNEAIATLIAMLKSENEHTINTAIELCTTHNPPACVPSLLNLLEYQFVKQASIERNRKLFMILSHIGDARALPCLEKIAFTKWLFHREQITNMKRILFYSLKGYKNKDRMELVKKGMQIDDTEIHKICEALLPVQ
- a CDS encoding HD-GYP domain-containing protein, with amino-acid sequence MIPLGIKKQNRSQQQIFNTLYLLRIVISNTRLYSPDHPKTIEMIAEAYRSLNKTLQTTRELTLLIIDNDIIINDKAIRPEEADYFALFITVLKQKEISHIVFRKGITLKELSRFLFDLASSAGKTVYTSPTISSGKLGLVEDHRSSLSPGDPLLATNNLAKPGDEPLNLIAKLKSLSNEQLVLAQELYFSIRKKQDCDLRGVQDSISNFVKLFSRNLNPLSLLTTLKTSDEYTFTHVINVCILTLAQAESLGFTDQHLYDIGITATLYDIGKTFVAEEILNKPGNLDIEEQKLVKAHAVKGAGYLLNLNDAPKLAVLAALEHHIRFDGGGYPAIGKTWTPNIVSQMIAIADTYDAMRCSRPYRKASSEKLIRNLLVKEKGLSFHPFLVDNFISIISKNQVLPK